A region of Faecalibacterium taiwanense DNA encodes the following proteins:
- the mreD gene encoding rod shape-determining protein MreD, which yields MESRRMRSRSQILKWVCYAVALFVCAALQTTPGLLQLGQAKPLFILPLCLAVAVYEGEFAGALFGAVSGLLWDYTAGRTVGMLALELLLLCFALSVLVQVYLQGSTWNFALISTGTALVVLSLDWLFFYYMPGYSWALSRWLTFVLPSAMMTLVPSLVLFSLVRHIYSAFKIDNGVV from the coding sequence ATGGAATCACGCCGCATGCGCAGCCGCAGCCAGATCCTGAAATGGGTCTGCTATGCGGTGGCACTGTTTGTGTGCGCGGCACTGCAGACGACCCCCGGCCTGCTCCAGCTGGGGCAGGCAAAGCCGCTGTTCATTCTGCCGCTGTGTCTGGCTGTGGCTGTGTATGAAGGCGAGTTTGCAGGTGCGCTGTTTGGTGCCGTGAGCGGCCTTTTGTGGGACTACACCGCCGGGCGCACCGTGGGTATGCTGGCGCTGGAACTGCTGTTGCTCTGCTTTGCGCTTTCGGTGCTGGTTCAGGTGTATCTGCAGGGCAGCACATGGAACTTTGCGCTCATCAGCACCGGCACGGCCCTTGTGGTGCTCTCGCTGGACTGGCTATTCTTCTACTACATGCCCGGCTACAGCTGGGCGCTGAGCCGCTGGCTGACCTTTGTGCTGCCTTCGGCCATGATGACGCTGGTGCCGTCGCTGGTGCTGTTCAGTCTGGTGCGGCACATTTACAGCGCATTCAAAATCGACAACGGCGTAGTCTGA
- the mreC gene encoding rod shape-determining protein MreC, translating into MKDFFDTWKFKILVAVAVFLVGIMAYAGANGRLTAAPQELLGVVLMPLQKVTSALSGGIGSVWEKYTSIDEVMEQNEQLEAENAELRQQIVDYDRIKAENEAYKALARIQDSNTEASYISAFVIGRDPLDEFGGFTLDCGTVNGAAVNDAVISDKGYLIGMVVEADTTSCKVMTILHPSFSAAGVVSRTRENGIINGSTDYAGDGLCVLTNLERATETKMGDQVITTGLGGVFPPDLLVGTVQKVEPEVSGKSSIAVVRPGADPRTVKHVFVITDY; encoded by the coding sequence TTGAAGGACTTTTTTGACACATGGAAATTTAAGATATTGGTAGCCGTGGCGGTGTTTCTGGTGGGCATCATGGCCTATGCCGGTGCCAACGGACGGCTGACTGCTGCCCCGCAGGAACTGCTGGGCGTGGTGCTGATGCCGCTCCAGAAGGTCACATCGGCACTGAGCGGCGGCATTGGCTCGGTGTGGGAAAAATACACCAGCATCGATGAGGTCATGGAACAGAACGAACAGCTGGAAGCGGAGAATGCTGAGCTGCGCCAGCAGATCGTGGACTATGACCGCATCAAGGCGGAAAACGAAGCCTACAAGGCGCTGGCCCGCATTCAGGATTCCAACACCGAAGCAAGCTATATTTCTGCCTTTGTGATCGGTCGCGACCCGCTGGATGAGTTCGGAGGCTTTACGCTGGACTGCGGCACGGTGAACGGCGCAGCCGTGAACGATGCCGTGATCAGCGATAAGGGCTATCTGATCGGCATGGTGGTGGAAGCCGATACCACCAGCTGCAAGGTGATGACCATTCTGCACCCCAGCTTCAGCGCTGCGGGCGTGGTATCCCGCACGCGGGAAAACGGCATTATCAATGGCAGCACCGATTATGCCGGTGACGGCCTGTGCGTGCTGACCAATCTGGAACGCGCCACTGAGACGAAGATGGGCGATCAGGTGATCACCACCGGTCTTGGCGGAGTGTTCCCGCCGGATCTGCTGGTGGGAACCGTGCAGAAGGTGGAGCCGGAAGTCAGCGGCAAATCTTCCATTGCAGTGGTGCGCCCGGGTGCAGACCCGCGCACGGTCAAGCACGTATTCGTTATTACCGACTATTAA
- the rnhA gene encoding ribonuclease HI: MKQVEVYTDGACSGNPGPGGWGAVLRYRFNGKVYEKELSGGDDSTTNNRMELTAFIEALRQLKEPCEVRLCSDSQYVINGLQKGWAKNWQRRGWKKADGSPALNPDLWAQALEQEARHKITYVWVKGHAGHPENERCDQLAVAQSKAHGGRQGT, translated from the coding sequence ATGAAGCAGGTCGAAGTGTACACCGACGGCGCATGCAGCGGCAATCCCGGCCCGGGCGGCTGGGGTGCCGTGCTGCGCTACCGTTTTAACGGCAAAGTTTACGAAAAAGAGCTGAGCGGCGGCGACGACAGCACCACCAACAACCGCATGGAGCTGACAGCCTTTATCGAAGCACTGCGCCAGCTCAAGGAGCCGTGCGAGGTACGGCTGTGCTCCGACAGCCAGTATGTCATCAACGGGCTTCAGAAGGGCTGGGCCAAAAACTGGCAGCGCCGGGGCTGGAAAAAAGCAGATGGCTCCCCCGCCCTGAACCCGGACCTCTGGGCACAGGCACTGGAGCAGGAAGCCCGGCACAAGATCACCTACGTCTGGGTCAAGGGCCACGCAGGCCACCCGGAGAACGAACGCTGCGACCAGCTGGCCGTGGCCCAAAGCAAAGCACATGGCGGGAGGCAGGGAACATGA
- the mgsA gene encoding methylglyoxal synthase — protein sequence MTIALIAHDSKKELMVQFCTAYCRILSQHKLVATGTTGKLIAEATGLQVQRFLAGVQGGDQQIASRIACNEIDLLLFFRDPINAKPSEPNEMTLLRLCDVHNIPMATNIATAEVLIHGLERGDLDWRDIVHPQN from the coding sequence ATGACGATTGCACTCATTGCGCATGACTCCAAAAAGGAGCTGATGGTTCAGTTTTGTACGGCGTACTGCCGCATCCTGAGCCAGCATAAACTGGTAGCGACCGGCACCACCGGTAAACTGATCGCAGAAGCTACCGGCTTACAGGTGCAACGCTTTCTGGCCGGTGTGCAGGGCGGCGACCAGCAGATCGCATCCCGCATCGCCTGCAATGAGATCGACCTGTTGCTGTTCTTCCGTGATCCCATCAACGCAAAGCCCAGCGAACCCAACGAAATGACGCTGCTGCGCCTGTGCGATGTGCACAACATCCCCATGGCCACCAACATTGCCACTGCCGAGGTACTGATCCACGGCTTGGAGCGCGGCGATCTGGATTGGCGCGATATCGTGCATCCCCAGAACTGA
- a CDS encoding penicillin-binding transpeptidase domain-containing protein: MNQNERKTVARRMILLIAVACVIMGLYVMRLIFLQLVNGDDFKAKATNTTDYNFTVTAARGDIVDSAGRRIATTTTSYNVVLNKLLMGDRDLDTMLQQIVELLRANGESWNDTLLIGQADAAGNYAFTDDDTSTSDQKQLADMKETLGLQQYATANDVMEMLVEKNDLQDFSPEWQRVLAGIHYEMDRQAFSNVNNFVMAENVSTLAVATIKEHSLQLPGVEIVETSARSYDQSDIVPAVLGRVGKITAEKWKVTDSNGQVTYPLREKGYNMNDVLGISGLESVYEDELRGKDGVETITRNSDGVIVDTKLTTVPEPGHTVQLTIDSNFQRAVDKALADNIDMINRVYNTGTMKAAAGAVVVLDVKNGSVLAASNYPSYDQNLYAANYSEYSSDPSLPLFNRALQGLYTPGSTFKPAVAVAALDSGLINQYSTVYCNGVYNYFKDYHPRCTRHGHSGNIDVVTAIKWSCNIFFYDVGRRLTSDVYDAYAYKLGLGQRTGVEVGEAVGRLTTKSDSNYMASLDVQAAIGQGNTVVSPIQLATYAATLANNGTRYRTHFVKAILDTNTGEVLSETKPEVMDVIEGTGNTFELVRQGMKQVPSTISDKISSYPVPIACKTGTPQRSETYAPGKHYLNAMMVAYLPADDPQIAIGLSIEYGGYGARTGDLVVDIANAYFALKDGSLAQQAEAEKEAEQAQQEDQAQTTDPAQAAAGQTTGNAAAQPAQMTPAADTTAPETAAEGEAQPAVQDEQQPAADTEQNPDAIAPEN; the protein is encoded by the coding sequence ATGAACCAAAACGAACGAAAAACCGTTGCGCGCCGGATGATCCTGCTCATTGCAGTGGCATGTGTTATCATGGGCCTGTACGTGATGCGGCTGATCTTTCTGCAGCTGGTCAACGGCGACGACTTCAAGGCCAAGGCCACCAACACCACCGACTATAACTTTACGGTCACGGCGGCCCGCGGCGATATCGTGGACAGCGCCGGGCGGCGCATTGCCACCACAACCACCAGCTACAATGTGGTTCTCAACAAACTGCTGATGGGCGACCGGGATCTGGACACCATGCTGCAGCAGATCGTGGAGCTGCTGCGTGCGAACGGCGAGAGCTGGAATGATACGCTGCTGATCGGTCAGGCGGACGCAGCAGGCAATTACGCCTTTACGGACGATGACACGTCCACCAGCGACCAGAAGCAGCTGGCAGACATGAAGGAAACGCTTGGTCTGCAGCAGTACGCCACCGCCAACGATGTAATGGAAATGCTGGTGGAAAAGAACGATCTGCAGGATTTTTCGCCGGAATGGCAGCGTGTGCTGGCCGGCATCCACTACGAGATGGACCGGCAGGCGTTCTCCAATGTGAACAATTTTGTCATGGCGGAGAACGTGAGCACCCTCGCGGTGGCCACCATCAAGGAGCACAGCCTGCAGCTGCCAGGTGTGGAGATCGTGGAGACCAGCGCCCGCAGCTACGACCAGAGCGATATCGTCCCGGCGGTGCTGGGCCGTGTGGGCAAGATCACGGCGGAAAAGTGGAAGGTGACCGATTCCAACGGTCAGGTGACCTATCCGCTGCGGGAAAAAGGCTATAACATGAACGATGTTCTGGGCATTTCCGGTCTGGAATCCGTTTATGAGGACGAGCTGCGCGGCAAGGACGGCGTGGAGACCATCACCCGCAATTCGGACGGCGTGATCGTGGATACAAAGCTCACCACTGTGCCGGAGCCGGGCCATACCGTGCAGCTGACCATTGACAGCAACTTCCAGCGTGCCGTGGACAAGGCACTGGCGGACAACATTGATATGATCAACCGCGTGTACAATACCGGCACCATGAAAGCTGCCGCCGGTGCGGTGGTGGTGCTGGACGTGAAGAACGGCAGTGTGCTGGCTGCTTCCAACTATCCCAGCTATGACCAGAACCTGTATGCCGCTAACTACAGCGAGTACAGCTCCGACCCGAGCCTGCCGCTGTTCAACCGCGCATTGCAGGGCCTATATACACCGGGTTCTACCTTCAAGCCCGCCGTGGCGGTGGCTGCACTGGACAGCGGCCTCATCAACCAGTATTCTACCGTTTACTGCAACGGCGTGTACAACTACTTCAAGGATTACCACCCCCGCTGTACCCGCCACGGCCACAGCGGCAACATCGATGTGGTCACAGCCATCAAGTGGAGCTGCAACATCTTCTTCTATGATGTTGGCCGCCGCCTGACCAGCGATGTGTACGATGCCTATGCCTACAAGCTGGGTCTTGGCCAGCGCACCGGTGTGGAGGTGGGCGAGGCCGTGGGCCGTCTGACCACCAAGAGCGACTCCAACTATATGGCATCGCTGGATGTGCAGGCCGCCATCGGTCAGGGCAACACGGTGGTCTCGCCCATCCAGCTGGCTACCTACGCGGCAACGCTGGCCAACAACGGCACCCGTTACCGCACCCATTTCGTCAAGGCCATTCTGGACACCAACACCGGCGAGGTGCTCAGCGAGACCAAGCCCGAGGTCATGGATGTGATCGAAGGCACCGGCAACACCTTTGAGCTGGTGCGGCAGGGCATGAAGCAGGTGCCCAGCACCATCAGCGACAAAATTTCCAGCTATCCGGTGCCGATCGCCTGCAAGACCGGTACACCTCAGCGCAGTGAGACCTATGCGCCCGGTAAGCACTATCTGAACGCCATGATGGTGGCTTACCTCCCGGCGGATGATCCGCAGATCGCCATTGGCCTTAGCATTGAGTACGGAGGCTATGGTGCCCGTACCGGTGATCTGGTGGTGGACATTGCAAATGCCTATTTTGCCCTGAAGGATGGCAGCCTTGCCCAGCAGGCCGAAGCGGAAAAGGAAGCCGAGCAGGCCCAGCAGGAAGATCAGGCGCAGACCACTGACCCAGCACAGGCCGCTGCAGGCCAGACCACTGGCAATGCCGCAGCCCAGCCTGCACAGATGACACCCGCCGCAGACACCACTGCGCCGGAAACGGCAGCAGAAGGGGAAGCCCAGCCTGCCGTGCAGGACGAGCAGCAGCCCGCCGCAGACACCGAGCAGAACCCCGATGCCATTGCGCCGGAGAACTGA